TTTGCCCGCCTTGTTGATCAAACATTTACACCCGTTGTTACCCAAAAAAAGTCGTTCGGTGTTTGCCCATCTCAGCGCCATGGTGGGCAGCATCAAGGACAATAAAATGGGTGGTTGGTACGGTTATCGTGCCTCAAAAGCGGCTTTGAACATGTTGGTGAAAACCGCTTCCATAGAGCTGGCACGCACCCATCCGCAATGCATTGTGCTGGCTTTACACCCGGGTACTACCCGGAGTAAATTGTCGGCGCCCTTCACCAGGAACCGTTCTGCGGATAAACTCTATACACCCGAATTGACGGCCAAGCGCCTGGGCAGAATTATCGATTCGGTCGGGACAGAAGATTCCGGGCAATTTTTTCACTGGAGCGGGAGCAAGCTGGAATGGTAGATGCAAACAAGACAGGCTTTAAACATTACGGCTGGATAGGATTCTTTTGCGGCGCCCTGGCACTGGGTTTGTCGATCATCCATTTTTACACCGGACCATTGGTCAAAGAACCCACCCTGGGTGAAACGGCGTCGGCAAAAATGACCAGCATGAAACAAAAAGCGGTTTCATTATTCAAAAAAGACAAACCGCAATCCGAATCTCAAGTGTCGCCCGAGCCGGAGGCACGCTGGAATCTGGATGAAAAGCTCGACTTGAGCGCGGTGATCTTAGGTTTTCTCGCCCTGGTGTTCGCCAGTATCGCCTTTATACGGCATGAGAATATTCGCGCCTCGGGAATCGCCGGAGCTTTTGGGGTCGGAACGATCTTGTTTCAGTTCATTAACTGGGCGATTGCCTTTGCCGCGGTGATCCTGATCATCGGCATCACATTTTTCAAATTATCTCTGGAAAAACGCCCGACTGCCTGAGTCTGGAAACCAACATTTAATCCAGTTCGGAAATGCGCAAAGCTTCGAGTAAACGCGTGGTGACTTCCTCGAGGCCGCCCAGGGCATTGATGGTGGTTAACTTGTTACGCGACTTGTAAAACTCGATCAATGGAGCGGTTTGCTCTTTGTACACAGTGAGGCGATTACCGATGGTTTCTTCATTGTCATCCGCGCGATGCATCAATTCCCCGCCGCAATTGTCACACACGCCCTCTTTTTCGGTAGGCGAGAAATACACATTGAACATTTGCCCACAGTCTTTGCAGGTGCGACGACCGGTCAGGCGTTTGAGCAGAACCTCGAAATCAATATCGAGTAATACCGCTTCATCCAGCGGCGTGCCCATGTCATCGAGGATATTTTCCAGAGCTTCGGCTTGCGCGATGTTGCGAGGAAAGCCATCCAGAATACAACCCGCTTTGCTTGCGGCGATCTTTTCTTTGGTCAGCCCCAGAACGATCTCGTCACTCACCAGTTCGCCGGCTTCCATGGCCGCTTTCGCCTGCAGGCCCAAAGGCGTTTGTGCCTTGACCGCGGCACGCAACAGATCGCCAGTGGAGATCTGATTCCAGCCAAGTAAGGACTGGAGAATTTTGGCCTGGGTGCCTTTGCCGGAACCCGGAGCACCAAGAAGTACGATACGCATAATGATTTTCTTGTCAGTAATAACGCGCTTAAGCGTTGGAAATATGTATAAAAAATGGCTGATCTCTCAGCCAGGGGGATTACCCTACCTTGTCAGATAAAGAATTGCAATTGCTTTGCCTGCAGGCTTGCAAATGTCTCGCAAGACATGGGAATTAGGCTGCAAAATACGTTATCCTTGCGCCTTGTTGATCGGTTCTGACTTTTAAATTTGCAGGAAAAAACCATGACCAAAAGAAATGCTTTTTATGCTCAATCCGGCGGGGTGACTGCGGTCATCAATGCCTCGGCCTGTGGGCTTCTGGAAACGGCGCGCAAACACAAAAAACACATCCATAAAGTGTACGCCGGACGCAATGGCATTATTGGCGCATTGACCGAAGATCTCATCGACACCAGTCAGGAATCCACTGCCAATATTCGAGCCCTGCGCCATACGCCAGGCGGTGCGTTTGGATCATGCCGCTACAAGCTCAAGGGTCTGGACGTGAATCGTGCGCAATACGAGCGTCTGATCGAAGTTTTCCACGCGCATGACATTGGCTACTTCTTTTACAACGGTGGCGGTGACTCGATGGATACCGCGCACAAGGTATCGCAAATTGGTAAAACTCTGGGTTACGACATCAAGTGCGTTGGCATCCCGAAAACGGTCGATAATGATCTGCCGATCACCGACAACTGTCCGGGATTTGGCTCGGTTGCCAAGTACGTGGCAATTTCCACCAAAGAAGCCGCCCTGGATGTCTTGTCGATGGCGAAAACCTCGACCAAAGTCTTTGTGCTTGAAGTGATGGGTCGCCACGCTGGCTGGATCGCCGCAGCGGGTGGACTGGCCGGACTAGGCGCTGCGCAAGCACCACACATTATTCTTTTTCCCGAAGTGCCCTTTAATCCCTCGGTGTTTTTGAAAAAAGTGAAAACCTGTGTGGAAAAATACGGGTACTGCGTGATCGTGGTCTCCGAGGGTACCCGCTATAAGGACGGACGCTTTTTAGCCGAAGCCGGCAGTCGCGATGCCTTCGGGCATGCCCAACTGGGCGGAGTTGCCCCGGTGCTGGCGAATATGATCAATGCTGCACACGGCTACAAATACCACTACGCGGTGGCGGATTATTTACAGCGCTCGGCTCGACACATTGCGTCTAAAACCGATGTTGACCAGGCCTACGCCATGGGCAAAGCGGCGGTTGAACTGGCGGTTAAAGGTCACAATGCGGTCATGCCGGTCATCAAGCGCACTTCTGACAAACCGTATCGCTGGAAAGTGGATATGGCCAAACTGAGTAAAGTGGCGAATGTGGAAAAAATGATGCCTAAGAAATTTATTTCCAAAGACGGGTTTGGCATCACCAAAGCGTGTCGCACTTATCTGGAACCCCTGATCAAGGGCGAGGATTATCCACCGTATCAAAACGGTATGCCAAAATACGTGAGCTTGAAAAATGTAGCGGTGAAAAAGAAATTGAAAAATGAATTCAAACTTTAAAAATTGAAAGCTTCATACTGATTTTGAAAACAAAGCTGTTGTCAGATCAATTCAAATCTGTCCGATCAACTCCACTTCATCAATTTTGCACACCGCATTACCGCCGGTAAAAAAGCGTATTCCCAGATACACTTCTTCCCCAATGGCTTCTGCCTGGATGATCACCGAAGGGATTTTTTTACCCTTATCCACGTCGTGATACAAAGCGCACGCGGGTAAATTGATCGCATGTGGCAGACTGCCTCTCTCGGCGGTAAACACCGCACTGCCATTTTGTACATCTTCCTGGCTTGCGGTGCGTCCGCTTAGACACGGCAGCGTTTTCCACTCATTCGACTTGATCTCGCACCAGTCAAATTCGGGGAGTTCAAATATAAAAGGGTCACGCAAATTCAACACAATATTTAT
Above is a window of Gammaproteobacteria bacterium DNA encoding:
- a CDS encoding 6-phosphofructokinase → MTKRNAFYAQSGGVTAVINASACGLLETARKHKKHIHKVYAGRNGIIGALTEDLIDTSQESTANIRALRHTPGGAFGSCRYKLKGLDVNRAQYERLIEVFHAHDIGYFFYNGGGDSMDTAHKVSQIGKTLGYDIKCVGIPKTVDNDLPITDNCPGFGSVAKYVAISTKEAALDVLSMAKTSTKVFVLEVMGRHAGWIAAAGGLAGLGAAQAPHIILFPEVPFNPSVFLKKVKTCVEKYGYCVIVVSEGTRYKDGRFLAEAGSRDAFGHAQLGGVAPVLANMINAAHGYKYHYAVADYLQRSARHIASKTDVDQAYAMGKAAVELAVKGHNAVMPVIKRTSDKPYRWKVDMAKLSKVANVEKMMPKKFISKDGFGITKACRTYLEPLIKGEDYPPYQNGMPKYVSLKNVAVKKKLKNEFKL
- a CDS encoding adenylate kinase translates to MRIVLLGAPGSGKGTQAKILQSLLGWNQISTGDLLRAAVKAQTPLGLQAKAAMEAGELVSDEIVLGLTKEKIAASKAGCILDGFPRNIAQAEALENILDDMGTPLDEAVLLDIDFEVLLKRLTGRRTCKDCGQMFNVYFSPTEKEGVCDNCGGELMHRADDNEETIGNRLTVYKEQTAPLIEFYKSRNKLTTINALGGLEEVTTRLLEALRISELD